The window CTCGCCACCACCGTTTGGTGATAACAATGTCCAAAACAAAGTGTGGTTGTAATGGCCGCCACCGTTGTTACGAACCGGCATTGGATATTTAGATATGTTTTTAATAATGTCTTCAATATTACCATCTGCTTCTGGCTTACCTTCTAAAGCTTTGTTTAGGTTGGTAACATAAGCCTGGTGATGTTTACCATGGTGAATTTCCATAGTAGCTTTATCAATATGCGGTTCCAGTGCATCGGTAGCGTATGCTAACGCCGGTAGTGTAAATGCCATAATATTTCTATTTTTAAGGTTAAACTAAATCGTGATGAACAAATATAAGGGATGAATATAGTTTTTGTTCTATATCAATGTCAAGTTTTAGTTAATTCGTGTATAAACTAAGCCTTATTGCGCTTGTAGATGTGTCACTATAGGGGCACGGAAGAATTTAATTCCCTCCCCCGGGGAGGGGTGCGGTAAGATATGAGCGCAAAGGCAGGGAGGGGTTATATAAGCGATGGGTTACAAGTTAGCTTGACGCCTGATTTAACCCCTACCTCCTCCTTCCCCAGGGAAGGAATCGCACACTCCCCCCACAATTTAATCTTTTCGTCTGCCCTTGTTAGTGTTGTCACCAACAAGCCGCCATACACTTAAACCTGCATATCTTTTACCTGTGCTAAAGGTTGTTGGAGACAAACCAACAACGGCGAAGCTTTGTTCTATATCAATGTCAAGTTTTAGTTAATTCGTGTATAAAACTAAGCCTTATTGCGCTTGCTCCTAAAAAAATCACGCACCAGTTCGGCACATTCGTTTTCGTGAATACCGCCGCTAATTAATGTTTTAGGATGTGTTATTTTTTGATTTATCCGGCCAAAGCCGCGGTTGGCATCGTAAGCGCCAAAAACTATGCGGCCAATTTGAAACCAGTACGATGCACCGGCGCACATTACGCATGGCTCCATGGTTACATACAAAGTGCATTCGGGCAGGTATTTGCCGCCCATTGAATTGGCTGCGGCGGTTAAGGCCTGCATTTCGGCATGTGCCGATACGTCATTTAAACGCTCGGTTAAGTTATGCCCGCGGCCAATTATCTTGCCTTTGCAAACCACAACGGCACCAATAGGTATCTCATCCTCTTTTAAAGCCAAACGCGCCTCTTTTAAGGCCTCGTTCATAAAAAACTCGTCGGGGGATATGGCCGGTTGTTCATCGCCGAAAGTAAAATATCGCATTATATGTTCCCCTTAAATGTTCTTTTAAATAACCAGTTTACAAACAGCATGTCAGATGAGTTTACTACCGTTAGGCACAGGTTTATCAATGGCGGTTAATACAATATCGCCATTTTCATCGGCAAGGCCGGTCACCAAAAATTCCGACATAAAAGTAGCTATTTGCTTTTTGGGGAAGTTTACCACCCCTAATATTTGCCTGCCGGGTAACTCTTCTTTAGTGTAATGCTTTGTTATCTGGGCGCTTGATTGCTTTATACCCAATGGGCCAAAATCAACCTTAAGCTTATAGGCAGGTTTGCGCGCTTCGGGGAAATCAGCCACTTCCAGTATGGTGCCGGCACGTAACTCTACCTTTTCAAAATCGTTCCAGGTTATGGTTTCCATAAAACAAAGTTATAAAAGTAAGCGCTATAATATCAGCTTGCCCGAAATATCAACCGCACGCGCAAAGGGGTTTAAAAAACGGTTGGCCAGTACGGCAAATTCGCGCCGGGTAACCGGGCGTTTCATATCAAACTCCGTTGGGAACTTATAATAGGTTTTCCAGGTTTTTTGCATCGCGTCCTTCAGGTTTTCAGGGTCGCGCAAGGTCATCTCGCTGATGAAAGATAATAAATTGCCCACGGTGAATGTCTCCGTCGGCTTTTCGCGGCCAAACCATAAAAAAGCCCGCGAATATATCTCTGTTAAAAAGGGCTCAACCTCCTGCGTCTTCACTATCGTATCGGGCATAAAAAGCACCTGCGCGCTGTTGCCGTTAACTTTTTGAATGCCCTGCAGCATACCGGTAGCCCCTATTTGTTGTATGGCCCTAAAGGCTGGGTCTTTTTGGTTGATATCGGCAAAGGGCATCAGGTAGCCTTTATAATCCAATATCTCGCCTTGTATAATTCGCGGCCGCAATTGTTTGGTGGTCAGTTTAAAAAAGGCGCAATAAGCGGCTGTTGCCCCTACACCCTGCCCTAAGGTCATTTGTACCGATGGGTAGGTGATGCTGCCATTAACCAAATGCGTTACCGACATGGCCTTTTCGGTAACCAGCAAGTTCTCCTGGTCTTTTACAACTACGGCCCCTAAGGGGATGCTATAAGCAGGGAACGGCGGGTAATTTACCTTTGGCGCGCCTGCAACACTGTAATGCTGGCCGGGCGAGGCATCGCCAACACCTATTGATGTACGATATAATTTCGATTCGCGGGTATAGGGTGTATAAATGTCATCCAAAACCATACGTACTAAACCGGCTACCCGCCTGTTCTCCCTGATAAAGGGAATATTGGGCAGATGATCGGGTGTGTTGTACTCGTCTGAAAGACCCAGGTTTTTATAGCCAAGCGCGGTTTGCAGGTAATAAATAAGCCCTAAGGTTCGCAGCCTGGCTTTACGGAAGGCCTCGTCCCTGTTCTCGGGCTTCAAATCATCAGATGTTACCGAGCTTTGGTTCCAGCTCCATTTTACCATGTATTTGCCGTTAGGCAATTTGCCTGTTGCCAACAGCTTCTTTACCTCCCCGGCTTTAAGACCCGAATATTGCGCGGCATCATAACCCTGCGGCTGCGCCATAACAGGCTCGCTTCCCTGCCCATAATCTTTTATTATGGCTATCCAGGTAATGTCCTGTATCTGGTTGGTCGCGTTTTCGGGCGCTAAAGCTTCTTTGGTATCGCCCCGGCTATCGAAGCCTGATGTTAAAATAGTGCCGGTTTTAGCTACCACATCGCCCAGTTCAGTAGCATCTACCAATACCTTTGCTTTGATCACATCGGTTTTACCGTTTTGGGTGATGCTAACTTCCCATACCGCGCCATTCTTTTTTACCGTGGTAAAAGGTGTATTTAGTTTAACGGTTAAATTTTTTACCGTATCGGTTATTTTTTTGAGAATGGCGGCACCAGTGTAAGGTTCAAAAACCAAAGGCGCGTTATGCGTGGTGTCGTACCCGGCGGTTTTCTTATAAAAATCTATCACCCGGCCCCTAAACTCGCCATATATGCCCGATGGTAAATTGCGGTTACCCTCCAGTATGCACATGCCGCCGGCTGTCATGCTGCCGCCTAACCATGGCCCCGGTTCAACCAATATGGTTTTTATCTTGCTGCGCGCGCTTTGTATGGCCGCTGCCACACCGCTTGCACCGCCCCCTATTACCAACACATCGGTTTTAATGGTTTCGGCCTCGCTTATGATTGAAATACACAGGAATAGTACTACCAGTAATTTTTTTATCATCAGATTAGTAAAACAAGCACAAAACGCTAATTTAGACCAAAATCTTATCCCGTAACAAATATTAATTGCCCAATAATAATTTAAGCCCATGACAGATGAACAAATGCGTTACCCTATAGGCAAATTTGTACCACCGGTAACCTATATTATTGAAGATAAGCGCCGTTG is drawn from Inquilinus sp. KBS0705 and contains these coding sequences:
- a CDS encoding FAD-dependent oxidoreductase, whose amino-acid sequence is MGLNYYWAINICYGIRFWSKLAFCACFTNLMIKKLLVVLFLCISIISEAETIKTDVLVIGGGASGVAAAIQSARSKIKTILVEPGPWLGGSMTAGGMCILEGNRNLPSGIYGEFRGRVIDFYKKTAGYDTTHNAPLVFEPYTGAAILKKITDTVKNLTVKLNTPFTTVKKNGAVWEVSITQNGKTDVIKAKVLVDATELGDVVAKTGTILTSGFDSRGDTKEALAPENATNQIQDITWIAIIKDYGQGSEPVMAQPQGYDAAQYSGLKAGEVKKLLATGKLPNGKYMVKWSWNQSSVTSDDLKPENRDEAFRKARLRTLGLIYYLQTALGYKNLGLSDEYNTPDHLPNIPFIRENRRVAGLVRMVLDDIYTPYTRESKLYRTSIGVGDASPGQHYSVAGAPKVNYPPFPAYSIPLGAVVVKDQENLLVTEKAMSVTHLVNGSITYPSVQMTLGQGVGATAAYCAFFKLTTKQLRPRIIQGEILDYKGYLMPFADINQKDPAFRAIQQIGATGMLQGIQKVNGNSAQVLFMPDTIVKTQEVEPFLTEIYSRAFLWFGREKPTETFTVGNLLSFISEMTLRDPENLKDAMQKTWKTYYKFPTEFDMKRPVTRREFAVLANRFLNPFARAVDISGKLIL
- a CDS encoding nucleoside deaminase, which gives rise to MRYFTFGDEQPAISPDEFFMNEALKEARLALKEDEIPIGAVVVCKGKIIGRGHNLTERLNDVSAHAEMQALTAAANSMGGKYLPECTLYVTMEPCVMCAGASYWFQIGRIVFGAYDANRGFGRINQKITHPKTLISGGIHENECAELVRDFFRSKRNKA
- a CDS encoding tRNA-binding protein; this translates as METITWNDFEKVELRAGTILEVADFPEARKPAYKLKVDFGPLGIKQSSAQITKHYTKEELPGRQILGVVNFPKKQIATFMSEFLVTGLADENGDIVLTAIDKPVPNGSKLI